The Agarilytica rhodophyticola genome has a window encoding:
- a CDS encoding ABC transporter permease gives MSAQQQFIAFLTIIRREIRRFLRIWVQTLIPPVITMVLYFLIFGSLIGSRIGQMGGYDYMSFVVPGLIMMSVISNSYANVVSSFYSAKFTKSVEELLVSPTPNYVILCGYVLGGSLRGLLVGGIVTIISFFFTKLHVHNVAVIVAVIFLTSLLFSMAGMINAIYANSFDDISIIPTFVLTPLTYLGGVFYSIDLLPEFWQGVSQLNPVLYMVNAFRYGFLGVSDVSIAVSFIGILIFIAVLFAYCMYLLDRGKKLRT, from the coding sequence ATGAGTGCACAGCAGCAGTTTATTGCATTTCTCACCATTATTCGCCGTGAAATTAGACGCTTCCTGCGTATATGGGTGCAAACGCTCATTCCACCTGTTATCACCATGGTGCTGTATTTTCTCATTTTTGGTTCCTTGATCGGCTCTAGGATTGGCCAGATGGGGGGCTATGATTATATGTCCTTTGTGGTGCCTGGCCTCATTATGATGTCGGTGATTAGTAATTCTTACGCAAATGTGGTGTCCTCTTTTTATAGTGCTAAGTTTACTAAAAGTGTGGAAGAGCTGCTGGTTAGTCCGACGCCCAATTATGTGATTTTATGTGGCTATGTTTTGGGCGGCTCTCTGCGCGGATTACTTGTTGGTGGGATTGTGACCATTATTTCGTTTTTCTTTACCAAGTTACATGTTCACAATGTTGCGGTTATTGTGGCTGTTATCTTTTTGACGTCACTGTTGTTTTCAATGGCGGGAATGATTAATGCTATTTATGCTAATTCATTTGATGATATTTCAATTATTCCCACCTTTGTATTAACCCCCTTGACCTATCTTGGCGGTGTTTTCTACTCCATCGATTTACTTCCAGAATTCTGGCAGGGCGTTTCGCAATTGAACCCTGTATTGTATATGGTGAATGCCTTTCGCTATGGTTTTTTGGGCGTTTCTGATGTGAGTATTGCAGTATCGTTTATCGGTATACTGATTTTTATTGCAGTGCTCTTTGCTTATTGTATGTACTTGCTTGACCGCGGCAAAAAACTTCGGACGTAA
- a CDS encoding PA2817 family protein: protein MSDKNLSEKSYQQYHQTLIETLAEHIKRTPPFNGDVLDELQALFLEKLDDILSNHPNQQDVSDSGQWLLNHIVSNYQQLMPAVPRDLFWYFGGDCLHFLEDHEISHFQQLDEAFHEARSHTDQAVNYEQLVKQSKTDIEGSLH, encoded by the coding sequence ATGTCCGATAAAAATCTGTCCGAAAAAAGTTACCAACAATACCATCAAACACTCATTGAAACACTCGCTGAACACATTAAACGAACGCCCCCTTTCAATGGTGACGTCTTAGATGAACTTCAAGCCCTTTTTCTAGAAAAACTTGACGACATTTTAAGCAACCATCCAAACCAGCAGGATGTTTCAGACTCTGGTCAATGGTTGCTTAATCATATTGTTTCAAACTACCAACAACTCATGCCCGCTGTGCCAAGGGATCTATTTTGGTATTTTGGCGGTGATTGTTTGCACTTTTTGGAAGACCATGAAATTAGCCACTTCCAGCAGCTCGATGAGGCATTTCACGAAGCCAGGTCTCATACGGATCAAGCGGTGAATTATGAGCAATTGGTGAAGCAGTCTAAAACTGATATCGAAGGTTCTTTACATTAA
- the msrB gene encoding peptide-methionine (R)-S-oxide reductase MsrB, whose protein sequence is MNDDSLRNNEFWRDKLSPQEYKVCREKGTDRAFTGEYWDTKVAGTYRCRCCATPLFKSDAKYDSGSGWPSFYQALDPLLIKENVDRSLGMERIEVVCAKCDCHLGHLFPDGPAPTGMRYCVNSSSITLDTEKSESE, encoded by the coding sequence ATGAATGATGATTCTCTGCGCAATAATGAATTTTGGCGCGATAAATTAAGTCCTCAAGAGTACAAGGTATGCCGTGAAAAAGGCACGGATCGAGCTTTTACTGGTGAGTACTGGGATACTAAAGTGGCTGGCACCTACCGATGTAGGTGTTGTGCAACACCTTTATTTAAATCCGACGCCAAATATGATTCAGGTTCTGGTTGGCCGAGTTTCTATCAGGCACTCGACCCATTATTGATCAAAGAAAATGTGGATCGGAGCCTTGGTATGGAGAGAATTGAAGTGGTGTGTGCCAAATGCGACTGCCACCTTGGTCATTTGTTTCCCGATGGCCCTGCACCTACGGGTATGCGTTACTGTGTTAACTCGTCGTCGATCACACTGGATACAGAAAAGAGTGAGAGTGAATGA
- a CDS encoding pyridoxal phosphate-dependent aminotransferase, whose protein sequence is MQRIKKSNKLADVCYDIRGPVLEHANRLEEEGQRILKLNIGNPAPFGFDAPDELITDVIHNLRNAQGYTASHGLFAARKAVMQECQRLSIPNVDISDIILGNGVSELIVMACQALLNDGDEVLIPSPDYPLWTAAVNLSGGKPRHYLCDEQAQWYPDIDDIKSKISDKTRAIVVINPNNPTGAVYSQDILEQIIKVAEEHKLVIFADEIYSKITYEDAEFIPMGRLAHDALCISFNGLSKSYRLAGFRSGWLVISGAKENAKGYIEGIEMLASMRLCANVPAMYAVQTALGGYQSIRELILPGGRLLEQRDAACASINDIPGVSCVTPKGAIYLFPKIDRQMYQIEDDQQLILDFLLKEKILLVQGTAFNWPQPDHFRVVFLPRAGEIKTAIEKLGHFLSHYRK, encoded by the coding sequence ATGCAACGGATAAAAAAATCAAACAAATTAGCAGACGTATGTTACGACATTCGCGGCCCTGTGCTGGAACATGCAAATCGACTGGAAGAAGAAGGCCAGCGGATACTAAAACTCAATATCGGTAACCCAGCCCCCTTCGGCTTTGATGCGCCAGATGAACTCATTACCGATGTCATCCATAATTTGCGCAATGCCCAAGGTTATACGGCATCCCACGGCCTCTTTGCCGCACGCAAGGCAGTCATGCAAGAGTGCCAGCGCTTGTCTATTCCTAATGTGGATATCTCCGATATTATTTTGGGTAACGGTGTCAGCGAGTTGATTGTGATGGCTTGCCAGGCTTTACTCAACGATGGTGACGAAGTCCTTATTCCCTCTCCCGACTATCCATTGTGGACAGCAGCGGTGAACCTATCTGGCGGCAAGCCCCGCCACTACCTCTGTGACGAACAAGCCCAATGGTATCCGGATATTGACGATATCAAATCCAAAATAAGCGATAAAACCCGTGCTATTGTAGTCATCAACCCTAACAACCCTACAGGAGCGGTGTATAGTCAAGATATCCTTGAGCAAATTATCAAGGTGGCCGAAGAGCATAAACTGGTAATTTTTGCCGATGAAATATACTCAAAAATTACCTATGAAGACGCGGAATTTATTCCCATGGGACGTCTCGCTCACGACGCTTTATGCATTAGCTTTAACGGCTTATCTAAATCTTACCGCTTAGCAGGGTTTCGTTCCGGGTGGCTAGTGATAAGTGGCGCCAAAGAGAACGCGAAGGGCTATATCGAAGGGATAGAGATGCTCGCTTCCATGCGACTGTGTGCTAATGTCCCTGCAATGTATGCGGTACAGACAGCGCTCGGCGGCTATCAAAGTATTCGCGAACTGATTTTGCCCGGTGGCCGTCTACTAGAACAGCGCGATGCTGCTTGTGCAAGTATCAATGATATACCTGGGGTGAGCTGTGTTACTCCCAAAGGTGCCATTTATCTGTTTCCTAAAATCGATAGACAGATGTATCAAATTGAAGATGATCAGCAACTCATTCTCGACTTTTTATTGAAAGAAAAAATTCTTCTCGTACAAGGAACAGCATTTAACTGGCCACAGCCGGATCACTTTAGAGTGGTGTTTTTACCCCGTGCGGGTGAGATCAAAACCGCCATTGAGAAGCTCGGTCATTTTTTATCACACTATCGAAAATAG
- a CDS encoding sensor domain-containing protein, which yields MNTYILHLVIFCELLVVAAGAYLFFTLIKNKHLGYDKNIRTALTIALVGCASIVVCISARWLFLFAPNEQLATTFQQLNTSYIGTVFWLGIGIGLVCIISAITHMISLIVHRDEANYLPQSSLKANAELDLFFAQAPMPLIILNKKQRIIKVNNALSRLLQQNTRLIERKPLKKFVYESDIAKLENLALNKINDCDVNTSIELRIIIENSEIMWVRICPRLLQAQDNNKYMLLWLHDISESKKLMQLTNFHSHFDPLTKYHNREALENYLEDKYKNPKHSIVLIYIDVDQLKVVNDTCGRTAGDMLIQDMANIVKKIGRDCDFFARMGGDEFAIVKAEGTIDEAKSIAERMRSAAEDFTFTWNNQKYRQSISIGVALSSKALNCVIDIVGAADSACFEAKNKGKNRVVIYSEMLESLQNSRRDMMWVSRLQKAVQYGSFVLYFQPIRKLNGDPEHIHYEFLIRYKDESGEHILPQHFIPAVERFGLSEQVDLWVLTTALDYLDKHPEHTQKLSCCSINLTSQSIANPRIRSAILQVVASYNFPLEKICFEITESSAIHNINEAQEFIQELKTLGCHLALDDFGTGFSSFAYLKHLEVDYLKIDGSFVRDIIDDKFDRAMVNSINYIGKEMQISIIAEYAHSDRILSLLTKMEIDYAQGNAIAKPMPLKMLQTYYH from the coding sequence ATGAATACCTATATCCTGCACCTCGTCATATTCTGTGAGCTACTCGTTGTTGCAGCGGGAGCCTACCTATTTTTTACTCTTATAAAAAACAAACATTTAGGCTACGATAAAAATATACGTACAGCTCTAACAATCGCCCTGGTTGGCTGTGCGTCCATCGTTGTTTGCATAAGTGCGAGATGGTTGTTTCTTTTTGCGCCAAACGAGCAACTGGCTACAACATTTCAGCAATTAAATACATCATACATCGGCACTGTATTTTGGTTGGGCATTGGCATTGGCTTGGTCTGTATTATAAGTGCCATAACACATATGATTTCGCTCATCGTTCATCGCGATGAGGCTAACTACCTTCCACAGAGCTCATTAAAAGCAAATGCAGAACTGGATCTGTTCTTTGCCCAGGCTCCCATGCCACTCATTATTCTCAATAAAAAGCAACGTATTATAAAAGTCAATAATGCGCTCTCGCGTCTTCTTCAGCAAAACACAAGACTGATCGAAAGAAAACCTCTAAAAAAATTTGTTTACGAAAGTGATATAGCAAAGCTCGAGAATCTCGCCCTTAATAAAATTAACGATTGTGATGTAAATACAAGTATCGAACTACGTATCATCATCGAAAATAGTGAAATCATGTGGGTGCGCATATGTCCCAGACTTCTGCAGGCACAAGATAACAATAAATACATGCTACTCTGGTTGCACGATATCAGTGAGTCTAAAAAATTAATGCAACTTACCAATTTTCACTCACACTTCGATCCGTTAACTAAATATCACAATAGGGAAGCACTGGAAAATTATCTGGAGGATAAATACAAAAACCCTAAGCACAGTATTGTGCTTATTTATATCGATGTTGATCAGTTAAAAGTTGTTAACGATACCTGCGGCCGAACAGCCGGTGATATGTTAATACAAGATATGGCTAACATCGTAAAAAAAATAGGTAGAGACTGTGATTTTTTTGCACGAATGGGAGGCGATGAGTTCGCTATAGTAAAGGCCGAAGGCACAATAGATGAAGCCAAAAGCATTGCCGAGCGTATGCGCAGTGCCGCCGAAGACTTTACGTTTACCTGGAATAATCAAAAGTATCGGCAAAGTATTAGTATCGGCGTAGCACTAAGTTCTAAAGCGCTTAATTGTGTTATAGATATTGTCGGTGCGGCTGATTCTGCATGCTTCGAAGCGAAGAACAAAGGTAAAAACCGTGTAGTCATCTACTCAGAAATGCTTGAATCATTGCAAAATAGCCGCCGCGATATGATGTGGGTCAGCCGCTTACAAAAAGCGGTGCAATACGGTTCGTTTGTTTTATATTTTCAACCAATACGAAAGCTCAATGGCGATCCTGAACATATTCATTATGAGTTTTTAATACGCTATAAGGACGAATCTGGCGAACATATTTTACCCCAACACTTTATACCCGCGGTCGAGCGATTTGGCCTTTCAGAACAAGTAGATTTATGGGTGCTCACCACTGCCTTAGATTATTTAGATAAGCATCCTGAGCACACTCAAAAACTCAGCTGCTGCTCTATTAATCTCACCTCTCAGTCTATTGCTAATCCAAGAATACGTAGCGCTATTTTACAAGTGGTTGCCAGTTATAATTTCCCTCTGGAAAAGATTTGTTTTGAAATTACCGAAAGCAGTGCTATTCATAATATCAATGAAGCCCAGGAATTTATCCAGGAGTTAAAGACCCTGGGCTGCCATCTTGCACTCGATGACTTTGGCACAGGTTTTTCTTCTTTTGCGTACCTCAAACACTTGGAAGTCGATTATTTAAAAATTGATGGCTCATTTGTACGAGATATTATCGATGATAAATTTGATCGAGCCATGGTAAATTCAATTAATTACATCGGCAAAGAAATGCAAATATCTATTATCGCCGAATACGCTCATTCAGATCGCATTTTATCATTGCTCACAAAAATGGAGATTGACTATGCCCAAGGCAATGCCATAGCCAAACCGATGCCGCTTAAGATGCTGCAAACCTATTACCATTAA
- a CDS encoding Calx-beta domain-containing protein encodes MTPIKSSNHSLILILLIFTLGLSACEDNGVSRFNDSDIASPIPSDINSGGGIISAPPGERPADPDQLANLPSVFAGNPQNADANVLVNLRGQAEAKNSKTISQILWRQIGDSDPAITIASPNNLATQILIPDFLQQTVLTFQLVIRDSSGLINASTTSIVVTPSAAFARVIGDTVNEDQANARFQIRINSAQANDLIIDYRTLDGSALAGIDYQAVSGSLVVPAGETEAFVDVPIIDSVGGEENETFSLQITLADSEGNFRSNTGTMLIRDNQGPEGAIAPQLQDLAAQVLTAGQTISPIQLTNTGGADITSCEASALPNGLNIAPTSDLTSCIISGTPTTIQQNTTVQITASNTSGSSSIDVAIGVNPSAPNLVTPPIQNYTINESIPLLSITNNGGGQLSDCRPGSNLPDGLMVRISQDLSTCEIDGIPTVLQLPTTGPAGASTFPMFAIEARNVSGSSEVFVSLSVNEPVFGDPMRIPYFAAGSAGSDVTINIGLALVSGTAQIDWGDGSTINITNQEIFNIGLDVPFGGGFASHTYSASDSGEITLRFSQGQGSLRGIEVDGDLAYLFDLAIFENASDLEYIDIETGQFSAVDAELMLLGQNNPQLETLRLRSNFSNSSSNPRAGLYINGEVRNFPRSLEEVTISGSDGQISGLIDNLPAQITQFDLSYPNSISGNIGAIPGSLRTLRIVDGDNTIGGQLGAIPQSLASLFIEGSNTISGNIEDLHTAIGAIMISGLNTISGDLSLIPANTGLLSLSVDGNNTIGGDFTRLPANILSIDLGGNNTVFGDIQNIPSRLFNVFIFGDNTISGDIQNLPSNVSNFQVFGNNTISGDLALLTNDFIASLAIGGNNSINLFSNPPVWRPFSLSELIITEGDGSSGFSSTDLDNLLIALAGNLTGTNNSSANITITRAADAARTNTSDAAVMQLQQLGYRVDIGLAVP; translated from the coding sequence ATGACTCCGATAAAATCATCTAACCACTCTCTAATTCTGATCCTTTTGATTTTCACACTAGGTTTAAGTGCCTGTGAAGATAATGGTGTTTCTCGCTTTAACGATAGTGATATCGCCTCACCTATCCCAAGTGATATCAACTCAGGAGGTGGGATTATTAGTGCTCCGCCCGGCGAGAGACCCGCTGATCCGGATCAACTTGCAAATTTACCTTCAGTATTCGCCGGCAATCCACAAAATGCCGATGCCAATGTTTTAGTTAACCTTAGAGGGCAAGCAGAAGCTAAAAACAGTAAAACAATTAGTCAAATTCTTTGGCGTCAGATCGGTGACAGCGACCCTGCTATTACCATTGCCAGTCCCAATAACTTGGCCACCCAGATTCTTATTCCTGACTTTTTACAGCAGACGGTATTAACCTTTCAGCTAGTGATACGCGATAGTAGTGGCTTAATAAACGCCTCCACAACTTCAATAGTGGTGACACCCTCTGCAGCTTTTGCACGCGTTATTGGCGACACCGTCAATGAAGATCAAGCCAATGCCCGTTTTCAAATCCGCATTAATAGCGCTCAGGCCAATGACCTAATCATCGACTACAGAACATTGGATGGCAGTGCTTTAGCCGGTATAGATTACCAGGCCGTATCGGGAAGTTTGGTCGTTCCTGCCGGCGAGACAGAAGCCTTTGTAGATGTGCCCATCATCGATAGTGTTGGCGGCGAAGAAAATGAAACCTTTAGTTTGCAAATCACGCTGGCAGATAGTGAAGGTAACTTCCGTTCAAATACGGGCACCATGTTAATTCGTGATAACCAGGGACCAGAGGGCGCTATTGCACCACAATTGCAAGATTTGGCTGCCCAGGTGTTAACTGCTGGCCAAACTATTTCACCGATACAATTGACTAATACCGGTGGTGCAGATATTACCTCATGCGAAGCAAGTGCCTTACCCAACGGCTTAAATATCGCACCTACGAGTGATTTAACATCCTGCATTATCAGCGGCACTCCCACCACAATACAACAAAATACTACAGTGCAAATAACAGCGAGTAACACAAGCGGCAGTAGCAGCATAGACGTCGCCATTGGTGTTAATCCATCAGCGCCAAACTTAGTCACACCACCTATTCAGAACTACACCATTAACGAGTCGATTCCCCTTTTAAGTATTACCAACAATGGTGGAGGACAACTCAGCGACTGTCGCCCTGGTAGCAACTTACCAGATGGCCTGATGGTGCGTATCTCCCAGGATTTATCGACCTGTGAAATCGACGGTATTCCTACCGTACTGCAATTGCCAACAACAGGCCCCGCAGGGGCAAGTACTTTCCCCATGTTCGCGATCGAAGCAAGGAATGTAAGTGGCAGCAGTGAAGTATTCGTTAGCTTATCCGTGAATGAGCCAGTGTTCGGCGACCCCATGCGCATACCCTACTTTGCAGCAGGCTCTGCTGGTAGCGATGTTACTATCAATATTGGCCTTGCATTAGTCTCCGGCACAGCACAAATAGACTGGGGGGACGGTTCAACCATTAATATCACTAATCAGGAAATTTTCAATATTGGTTTAGACGTACCATTTGGCGGTGGTTTTGCTTCTCACACCTACAGTGCATCTGACTCCGGAGAAATTACCCTGCGTTTTTCACAAGGCCAAGGCTCACTGCGAGGAATAGAAGTAGATGGCGATCTCGCCTACCTATTCGACCTGGCTATATTTGAAAATGCGAGTGATCTTGAATATATCGATATCGAAACGGGTCAGTTTAGTGCTGTTGATGCAGAGTTAATGCTACTTGGCCAGAATAATCCACAATTAGAAACACTTCGGCTACGCAGTAACTTTTCGAATTCCTCAAGTAATCCACGGGCGGGCCTCTACATCAATGGAGAGGTAAGGAATTTTCCACGTAGCTTAGAGGAAGTCACTATCAGTGGCAGCGATGGCCAAATTAGTGGCTTGATAGATAACCTTCCAGCACAAATTACCCAGTTTGATTTGTCCTATCCCAACAGCATAAGTGGGAATATTGGCGCTATTCCAGGCTCTCTTAGAACGTTGAGAATTGTCGATGGCGATAACACCATAGGCGGGCAATTAGGCGCGATACCACAGAGCCTTGCCTCACTGTTTATCGAAGGCAGTAATACCATTAGCGGCAATATTGAGGATTTGCATACAGCTATCGGCGCAATCATGATTAGCGGGCTTAATACGATTAGCGGTGACCTTAGCCTTATCCCTGCCAATACGGGATTACTGTCTTTATCCGTTGATGGCAACAACACCATTGGCGGCGACTTTACCCGTCTCCCTGCCAATATACTATCTATTGATTTAGGCGGGAATAACACGGTTTTCGGTGATATCCAAAATATTCCCTCGAGGCTGTTTAACGTTTTTATATTCGGCGATAACACTATTTCAGGAGATATTCAGAATCTTCCTAGCAATGTGAGTAACTTTCAGGTTTTCGGCAATAACACGATCAGCGGCGATCTTGCCCTACTGACAAACGACTTTATCGCAAGTCTTGCTATCGGCGGCAATAACAGCATAAACCTCTTTTCTAATCCCCCTGTCTGGCGCCCTTTCAGTTTGTCGGAGCTTATCATCACCGAGGGCGATGGAAGTAGTGGGTTTAGCTCAACAGACCTGGATAATTTACTGATCGCATTGGCTGGTAACCTAACAGGAACCAATAACAGCTCAGCAAATATAACGATAACTAGGGCCGCAGACGCAGCCCGCACGAACACCTCAGACGCTGCCGTCATGCAACTTCAGCAATTGGGGTATCGCGTTGATATTGGCCTTGCGGTGCCTTAA
- a CDS encoding DUF1499 domain-containing protein gives MIFSKTLFFGVCICFVLMLVGIVGQRFQILPFKIAFGGFALALLVAALISLVSLVMTLLSFGVISAEYRSFMVGAFLLGVLPLIVIAGRVGADLKVPRIHDISTNLDNNIDFLNAHNLRDKTHNSLSLPSPKVLAMHRSFYSDLKPLIVNDNPQQAYSKSREIITSLGWTITHEDKDKLQLEAIETTAMFGFIDDIAVRVSASEGGSVIDLRSVSRVGESDLGANAKRIKRFIDAYQ, from the coding sequence ATGATTTTTTCGAAAACACTTTTTTTTGGAGTGTGCATATGTTTTGTTTTAATGTTAGTTGGCATTGTCGGGCAGCGATTTCAGATATTGCCTTTTAAAATAGCGTTTGGCGGCTTTGCACTCGCTCTTTTAGTGGCCGCATTGATCAGTCTCGTTAGCCTAGTGATGACTTTACTTTCCTTTGGCGTTATTTCTGCAGAATATCGAAGTTTCATGGTGGGGGCATTTTTACTGGGCGTGCTTCCTTTAATTGTGATCGCAGGCAGGGTAGGGGCGGATTTAAAGGTGCCACGTATCCACGATATCTCAACCAACCTGGATAATAATATTGATTTTCTAAATGCTCATAACTTACGTGACAAAACCCATAATAGCTTGAGCTTGCCGTCGCCAAAGGTGTTGGCAATGCATCGCTCTTTCTATTCGGACCTCAAACCTCTCATCGTCAATGACAACCCCCAGCAAGCCTACAGCAAAAGCCGCGAAATCATTACCTCCTTAGGATGGACGATTACCCATGAAGATAAGGATAAGTTGCAATTGGAAGCCATTGAAACAACTGCGATGTTTGGTTTTATCGATGATATTGCTGTGCGTGTGAGTGCCAGTGAAGGGGGAAGTGTGATTGATTTGCGTTCGGTGTCTAGGGTTGGCGAAAGTGACTTAGGTGCTAATGCTAAAAGAATTAAGCGCTTCATAGACGCATACCAATAA
- a CDS encoding DNA-3-methyladenine glycosylase I → MKSFADYYALASLHKGGERILKALLPKALSDEALIAKSDDEFLSNMSRRVFRAGLKHSMVDKKWPQFETLFHGFDPYFCAMLSEDDIDTLMQDSRIIRHRGKLKSIQHNAQFVREKAQEYGSFGHYLSAWGVSDTVDLWWQLKKQGKQLGGNSGPAFLRMVGKDTFLLTRDVVAVLINENVIDRSPTSKKDMYAAQEAFIYWHQQSGRSLCEISRVISCTATS, encoded by the coding sequence ATGAAGTCGTTTGCCGATTATTATGCATTAGCGAGCCTTCATAAAGGAGGCGAGCGAATACTCAAAGCACTCTTGCCTAAGGCGTTGAGCGATGAGGCGCTCATTGCAAAAAGCGATGATGAGTTCTTGTCTAACATGAGCCGGCGTGTGTTCAGAGCAGGTTTGAAACACTCGATGGTGGATAAAAAGTGGCCTCAATTTGAGACTCTCTTTCACGGCTTTGACCCGTATTTCTGTGCGATGTTGAGTGAGGATGATATCGATACGTTGATGCAAGATAGCCGTATTATTCGCCATCGCGGCAAACTTAAGTCGATTCAGCACAATGCTCAGTTTGTCCGTGAAAAAGCTCAGGAATATGGTAGCTTCGGCCATTACCTATCTGCTTGGGGGGTGAGTGACACTGTCGATCTATGGTGGCAGTTGAAAAAGCAGGGCAAGCAGCTTGGTGGTAATTCAGGCCCGGCTTTTTTACGTATGGTGGGCAAAGACACGTTTTTATTAACGCGGGATGTTGTGGCAGTATTAATAAACGAAAACGTTATTGACCGCAGCCCCACATCTAAGAAAGATATGTATGCAGCGCAGGAGGCGTTCATTTATTGGCACCAGCAGAGCGGACGCTCGCTATGTGAAATCAGCCGTGTGATTTCTTGTACGGCTACATCGTAG
- a CDS encoding ABC transporter ATP-binding protein, with amino-acid sequence MTLALEIQGLGKVYGNNFEALKGIDLKVEKGDFYALLGPNGAGKSTTIGIISSLVKKTAGKVSIFGHDIDQNFSTAKQYLGVVPQEFNFNMFEKVEDIVLNQAGYFGMPRSLALERAEKYLKQLGLWEKRNDAARNLSGGMKRRLMIARAFVHEPQLLILDEPTAGVDIELRRSMWEFLESANAAGTTIILTTHYLEEAESLCRNIAIINHGEIVEDTSIKNILKQLNKEVFILDTQVEIKTCPEVAGYNLSKVDNSTLEVEVDKGQSLNALFEGLSSASIDVVSMRNKVNRLEELFVSLVNESNDKAVAK; translated from the coding sequence ATGACCTTGGCACTAGAAATACAAGGGTTAGGCAAAGTTTATGGGAACAACTTTGAAGCCCTGAAGGGAATCGATCTAAAGGTAGAGAAAGGCGATTTTTACGCATTATTAGGCCCAAACGGTGCCGGTAAATCCACCACTATTGGTATTATCTCTTCACTTGTTAAAAAAACGGCGGGGAAGGTAAGTATTTTTGGTCATGATATTGATCAAAATTTCTCCACTGCCAAGCAGTATCTCGGTGTTGTGCCGCAAGAATTTAACTTCAACATGTTTGAGAAGGTTGAGGATATTGTGCTCAATCAGGCAGGCTATTTCGGTATGCCTAGAAGCCTAGCACTTGAACGTGCCGAGAAATATTTAAAGCAATTGGGTTTATGGGAAAAACGCAATGATGCGGCACGCAATTTATCTGGAGGCATGAAACGTCGTTTAATGATTGCTCGTGCTTTTGTTCACGAGCCTCAGCTATTGATTTTAGATGAGCCTACGGCAGGCGTAGATATTGAATTGCGCCGCTCCATGTGGGAGTTTTTGGAGAGCGCCAATGCAGCGGGTACCACCATTATTCTCACCACACATTATTTAGAAGAGGCAGAAAGCCTGTGTCGCAATATCGCCATTATTAATCACGGTGAGATTGTTGAAGATACCAGTATTAAAAATATTTTGAAGCAACTAAATAAAGAAGTATTTATTTTGGATACGCAAGTTGAAATTAAAACCTGTCCTGAAGTGGCAGGCTACAACCTGAGCAAAGTGGATAATTCCACCTTGGAAGTAGAAGTGGATAAGGGCCAGTCCCTCAACGCGTTATTTGAAGGTTTGTCATCGGCATCTATCGATGTGGTAAGTATGCGTAATAAAGTGAATCGACTGGAAGAATTGTTCGTATCACTAGTGAATGAATCTAACGATAAGGCGGTGGCGAAATGA